A stretch of Lathyrus oleraceus cultivar Zhongwan6 chromosome 6, CAAS_Psat_ZW6_1.0, whole genome shotgun sequence DNA encodes these proteins:
- the LOC127091432 gene encoding uncharacterized protein LOC127091432, with amino-acid sequence MSLWLSDFIRLHFHFTSQWSLLIYAVTWVTALTLTVAVASFSSEVAFVFAISPSNKCQGNEIRVPLDVPGDTLCIPGHLFVKSKIDLIVPPVFAALIVASSACVVRAVGLWENG; translated from the coding sequence ATGTCTTTATGGCTCTCTGATTTCATTCGTTTGCACTTCCACTTCACGTCACAATGGTCTCTACTAATATATGCTGTCACTTGGGTTACGGCACTGACATTGACAGTAGCAGTGGCCTCATTTTCCTCAGAGGTAGCTTTTGTCTTCGCCATTTCACCCTCTAACAAGTGCCAAGGTAATGAAATTAGAGTTCCCTTGGATGTTCCAGGAGACACACTATGTATCCCTGGTCACCTCTTTGTCAAGTCTAAAATTGATCTCATTGTTCCACCCGTCTTTGCAGCACTTATTGTAGCTTCATCAGCTTGCGTCGTTCGAGCTGTGGGTTTGTGGGAGAATGGATGA